Proteins encoded in a region of the Raphanus sativus cultivar WK10039 chromosome 8, ASM80110v3, whole genome shotgun sequence genome:
- the LOC108821198 gene encoding RING-H2 finger protein ATL14, with translation MVILLSKDKIFISRRDLPMSMSILHDEPITGDQSAPPPKRHATSLSTKILSKILVGLIMIPVAATALLFILMSLSFSLFFFSLYWFLHRNYRRRESSDGLLSPRCVESLPQFKFYEQTLSVSECVVCIDGFRRGQWCRKLPGCGHVFHRKCVDFWLVKVATCPICRDRVIE, from the coding sequence ATGGTAATCCTTCTGTCCAAAGACAAGATTTTTATCTCCCGCCGCGATCTTCCGATGTCGATGTCTATTCTCCACGACGAACCAATCACCGGAGATCAATCGGCGCCGCCACCGAAGCGCCACGCGACGAGTCTATCAACGAAGATTCTTTCGAAAATCCTCGTAGGTCTTATCATGATCCCTGTAGCCGCGACCGCCTTGCTCTTCATCCTCATGTCTCTcagcttctctctcttcttcttctctctctactGGTTTCTCCACCGGAACTACCGTCGTCGCGAATCCTCGGATGGGTTGTTGTCTCCTAGATGCGTGGAGAGCCTTCCCCAGTTCAAGTTTTACGAGCAGACGCTGTCCGTAAGCGAGTGCGTGGTCTGTATCGACGGGTTCAGACGAGGACAGTGGTGTCGGAAGTTACCTGGATGCGGACACGTGTTTCACCGCAAGTGTGTGGATTTCTGGTTGGTCAAAGTCGCGACTTGTCCGATTTGCAGGGATAGGGTTATAGAGTAG
- the LOC108820742 gene encoding transcription factor IBH1-like 1 translates to MQPTSSMNKEFLKKWQMGLQIFRPSIDNTSVSERKRAIKLSADVAMASLRKGTTCWSRALIQKTASEDNFLVRQMLSGIKEETLINKKLPKVMCHRKIVRRSKKILMRRKSRSAMEEVAAKAKKLVKRKTQGLRNAVPGGEFMSNNVLLIQETLDYIVSLQTQVNVMRSIVDAAAAGIER, encoded by the coding sequence ATGCAACCTACGAGCTCAATGAATAAAGAATTCCTAAAGAAATGGCAAATGGGTCTTCAGATATTCCGTCCTTCGATAGACAACACGAGCGTCTCCGAGCGAAAGAGAGCAATAAAGCTCTCTGCAGACGTTGCAATGGCGTCTCTAAGAAAAGGAACAACATGTTGGAGCCGAGCCCTAATCCAGAAAACCGCCTCCGAGGACAATTTCCTCGTACGTCAAATGCTCTCTGGCATCAAAGAGGAAACGTTAATCAACAAAAAGTTACCTAAAGTTATGTGTCATAGAAAGATCGTGAGAAGAAGCAAGAAGATCTTGATGAGGAGGAAGTCGAGATCAGCGATGGAAGAGGTCGCAGCAAAAGCAAAGAAGCTCGTCAAGAGAAAGACTCAAGGGTTAAGAAACGCTGTCCCTGGTGGAGAGTTTATGAGCAATAATGTCTTGTTGATTCAAGAAACGTTAGATTACATTGTTTCACTTCAGACACAAGTGAATGTGATGAGAAGTATTGTTGACGCTGCTGCGGCTGGAATTGAACGGTAA